One Nonomuraea angiospora DNA segment encodes these proteins:
- a CDS encoding serine/threonine-protein kinase: MNDDRLGPYRLLRRLGEGGMGVVHLAVDPQGRQVAVKVLRGEVAGDEVARRRLSREVETMRRVRSKYIAEVLDADVTGHRPYIVTRYVPGRPLDEIVKDDGPLDLPSLVKLAHGVAAALSSVHSVGVIHRDLKPGNVLILDGEPVLIDFGIAQAVDATRLTQTGMFIGTPGYLAPEIIEGQEAGPEVDVHAWAGTLLFASTGQPPFGKGTLEMIFYNITAGKADVSAAPATLQPLLKAAFQRNPNKRPKAAELAEQTARMLPKTPSTVPDEISTVPRPTEPPRVQDKPSYDISTPPVTPRSLLESQEQAAAPPQDQQYVSLLPNQPDPWPTRRVTPEELRRIQRESGLTPPPWQPQQPVNNHGLVAPPGEGDVPTRRVRPDSPDYGRIHTPVPNAQVPSAGPDVPDYARPAPSPLQPPPYIPPQYPQPDPSTKREPYIPSVPPGKMLQRSKAYGVAGAMLLIVMIVAAVLAPVLVAVVAIPAAILLRAADLAQPQLTARRAAGAAALDVVRVFAFPQALAKSVGITLALVLYALILGLPVTLLLTVVARMDPSNALAWGAAVALWTVCAGPGVEGPGKQMRRTLSSLVPSRAAAMVMAGALAVAAALSLILAAGTFGDKPKGAVWTPLNVNPVVRQLDGLRGNPGG, from the coding sequence ATGAACGATGACCGACTAGGCCCTTACCGGCTGCTCAGGCGGCTCGGTGAAGGCGGGATGGGCGTTGTCCACCTCGCTGTCGACCCGCAGGGTCGGCAGGTGGCGGTCAAGGTCCTGCGCGGCGAGGTCGCCGGCGACGAGGTCGCCAGGCGGCGGCTTTCGCGCGAGGTCGAGACGATGCGGCGCGTGCGGAGCAAATACATCGCCGAGGTGCTCGACGCCGATGTCACCGGTCATCGCCCGTACATCGTCACCCGTTACGTCCCCGGCCGTCCCCTCGACGAGATCGTCAAGGACGACGGGCCCCTCGACCTGCCCTCGCTGGTCAAGCTCGCGCACGGGGTGGCCGCCGCGCTGTCCTCCGTGCACTCGGTGGGCGTGATCCACCGCGACCTCAAGCCCGGAAACGTGCTGATCCTCGACGGCGAGCCCGTCCTGATCGACTTCGGCATCGCCCAGGCGGTCGACGCGACCCGGCTGACGCAGACCGGCATGTTCATCGGCACGCCCGGCTACCTCGCGCCCGAGATCATCGAGGGCCAGGAGGCGGGGCCGGAGGTCGACGTGCACGCGTGGGCGGGCACGCTGCTGTTCGCCTCCACCGGCCAGCCGCCCTTCGGCAAGGGCACGCTGGAGATGATCTTCTACAACATCACCGCCGGCAAGGCCGACGTGAGCGCCGCCCCGGCGACGTTGCAGCCGCTGCTGAAGGCCGCGTTCCAGCGCAACCCGAACAAGCGCCCCAAGGCGGCCGAGCTGGCCGAGCAGACCGCCCGGATGCTCCCGAAGACGCCGAGCACCGTGCCCGACGAGATCTCGACCGTTCCGCGGCCGACCGAGCCCCCGCGCGTGCAGGACAAGCCGTCGTACGACATCTCCACGCCGCCGGTGACGCCCAGGAGCCTGCTGGAGTCCCAGGAGCAGGCCGCCGCGCCGCCCCAGGACCAGCAGTACGTCTCGCTCCTGCCCAACCAGCCGGACCCGTGGCCGACCCGCAGGGTGACGCCGGAGGAGCTGCGGCGCATCCAGCGCGAGAGCGGCCTGACCCCGCCGCCCTGGCAGCCGCAGCAGCCGGTCAACAACCACGGCCTCGTGGCCCCGCCAGGTGAGGGCGACGTGCCCACCCGGCGGGTCCGCCCCGACTCGCCCGACTACGGGCGCATCCACACGCCGGTCCCGAACGCCCAGGTGCCGAGCGCGGGTCCCGACGTGCCCGACTACGCGCGGCCCGCGCCGAGCCCGCTCCAGCCGCCCCCGTACATCCCGCCGCAGTACCCGCAGCCCGACCCGAGCACCAAGCGGGAGCCGTACATCCCGTCGGTCCCGCCGGGCAAGATGCTGCAGCGGTCGAAGGCGTACGGCGTGGCCGGCGCGATGCTGCTCATCGTGATGATCGTGGCGGCCGTGCTCGCTCCCGTGCTGGTCGCGGTCGTGGCGATCCCGGCCGCGATCCTGCTGCGCGCGGCCGACCTGGCCCAGCCGCAGCTGACCGCCCGCAGGGCCGCGGGGGCCGCGGCGCTCGACGTGGTCAGGGTGTTCGCCTTTCCCCAGGCGCTGGCCAAGTCGGTGGGCATCACGCTGGCGCTCGTGCTCTACGCGCTCATCCTGGGCCTGCCGGTGACGCTGCTGCTCACCGTGGTGGCTCGGATGGACCCGTCCAACGCCCTGGCCTGGGGCGCCGCGGTCGCGTTGTGGACCGTCTGCGCGGGCCCTGGAGTGGAGGGTCCTGGCAAACAGATGCGCAGAACGCTCTCATCGCTCGTACCCTCGAGGGCAGCGGCGATGGTGATGGCGGGGGCTCTGGCGGTGGCCGCCGCGCTCTCGCTGATCCTCGCCGCCGGCACGTTCGGGGACAAGCCAAAGGGGGCCGTATGGACTCCGCTGAACGTCAATCCAGTGGTCAGACAGCTAGACGGGCTGAGGGGGAATCCCGGGGGATGA
- a CDS encoding YbaK/EbsC family protein, producing MGMALHWVPANDRTDLLADPVALAVPELEGVEVAEIDPELADTAAFCERYGVTLDESANCVVVAAKRGGETRYVACMVLATMRVDVNGVVRRHLDARKASFAPMADAVELTGMEYGGITPLGLPADWPVLVDTHVAEHPRVVIGSGVRRSKLAVSGATLAGLKSAEVLPLAG from the coding sequence ATGGGGATGGCGTTGCACTGGGTGCCCGCCAACGACCGGACCGACCTGCTGGCCGACCCGGTCGCGCTCGCCGTGCCGGAGCTGGAGGGCGTCGAAGTGGCCGAGATCGACCCTGAGCTGGCCGACACGGCGGCGTTCTGCGAGCGGTATGGCGTGACGCTCGACGAGTCGGCCAACTGCGTGGTCGTCGCGGCCAAGCGCGGCGGCGAGACGCGCTACGTCGCCTGCATGGTGCTCGCGACGATGCGGGTGGACGTCAACGGAGTCGTCCGCCGCCACCTCGACGCCCGCAAGGCGAGCTTCGCGCCGATGGCCGACGCGGTCGAGCTGACCGGGATGGAGTACGGCGGCATCACCCCGCTGGGCCTGCCCGCCGACTGGCCCGTCCTGGTGGACACGCACGTCGCCGAGCATCCCAGAGTGGTGATCGGGAGCGGCGTGCGCAGGTCGAAACTGGCCGTGTCCGGTGCCACGCTGGCCGGGCTGAAGAGCGCCGAGGTTCTGCCGCTGGCCGGTTGA
- a CDS encoding flavin monoamine oxidase family protein, which yields MEGAALTRRGLLVGIGAVGGAGAMYAAMGALGLAPSEQDKQFAAPRPGDFSLSGKGAAKVVILGAGVAGLTAAYELGKAGYDCTLLEAREKAGGRNLTLRGGDRLAELNGPAQDVRFGEGVYFNAGPGRIAPWMVTLDYCRELGIPIETFVNNNAAAYVNTNGRTVRARTARADMYGYIAELLAKATNVGALDRAISKADQETLLEFLRRFGDLGPKHRYEGSERRGFTKYPAIDTGTPLDAPGTLHQVLAAGTGRAITNDFGYEQATPMFQPVGGMDAIVTKLTEAVGRDRIRTGAKVTKITNLADGVEVAWEGGGLKADYCIAALPPHILAKIPHNLGAQVTTALGTPIPVAAGKIGLEYGRRWWELEDRIYGGVTETDLDITHIWYPSHGYHSERGVLVGYYNTERNAELYAALAPEDRRRRALTQGKKIHGDKYRQNLLSSVSIAWDRQPHIQGGWVRWPDFDSSFTFLQRPAGRVYFAGDWLTHLIAWQAGAMESARSVVTQLHQRVLQSA from the coding sequence GTGGAGGGTGCGGCGCTGACCCGGCGGGGGCTGCTCGTCGGGATCGGGGCGGTGGGCGGCGCGGGCGCCATGTACGCCGCCATGGGCGCCCTCGGCCTGGCGCCGTCCGAGCAGGACAAGCAGTTCGCCGCCCCCAGGCCGGGCGACTTCAGCCTGAGCGGCAAGGGGGCGGCGAAGGTCGTGATCCTCGGCGCCGGGGTGGCGGGGCTGACGGCCGCGTACGAGCTGGGCAAGGCCGGATACGACTGCACGCTCCTGGAGGCCAGGGAGAAGGCCGGCGGGCGGAACCTCACGTTGCGCGGCGGCGACCGCCTGGCCGAGCTGAACGGGCCCGCCCAGGACGTGAGGTTCGGCGAGGGCGTCTACTTCAACGCGGGCCCCGGCCGGATCGCCCCCTGGATGGTCACCCTCGACTACTGCCGCGAGCTGGGCATCCCCATCGAGACCTTCGTCAACAACAACGCCGCCGCCTACGTGAACACCAACGGCCGGACGGTGCGGGCGCGCACCGCCCGAGCCGACATGTACGGCTATATCGCGGAATTATTGGCGAAAGCGACAAATGTCGGCGCGCTGGACCGGGCCATCAGCAAGGCCGACCAGGAGACGCTGCTCGAATTCCTCCGGAGATTCGGTGACCTGGGCCCGAAGCACCGATACGAAGGCTCCGAGCGCCGCGGTTTCACGAAATATCCGGCAATCGACACCGGCACTCCCCTCGACGCCCCGGGCACCCTCCACCAGGTCCTCGCCGCCGGCACCGGCCGCGCCATCACCAACGACTTCGGCTACGAACAGGCCACCCCCATGTTCCAGCCCGTCGGCGGCATGGACGCCATCGTCACCAAGCTGACGGAGGCGGTCGGCCGCGACCGGATCAGGACCGGCGCCAAGGTCACCAAGATCACCAACCTGGCGGACGGCGTGGAGGTCGCCTGGGAGGGCGGCGGCCTCAAGGCCGACTACTGCATCGCCGCCCTGCCGCCCCACATCCTCGCCAAGATCCCGCACAACCTCGGCGCCCAGGTCACCACCGCGCTCGGCACCCCGATCCCGGTCGCCGCCGGCAAGATCGGCCTGGAGTACGGCCGCCGCTGGTGGGAGCTGGAGGACCGCATCTACGGCGGCGTGACCGAGACCGACCTGGACATCACCCACATCTGGTACCCCTCCCACGGCTACCACTCCGAGCGCGGCGTCCTCGTCGGCTACTACAACACCGAGCGGAACGCCGAGTTGTACGCGGCCCTCGCCCCCGAGGACAGAAGGCGCAGGGCGCTCACCCAGGGCAAGAAGATCCACGGCGACAAATACCGACAGAACCTTCTGTCCAGCGTCTCCATCGCCTGGGACCGCCAGCCGCACATCCAGGGAGGCTGGGTGCGCTGGCCCGACTTTGATTCGTCCTTCACTTTTCTGCAACGCCCCGCCGGAAGGGTTTACTTCGCGGGCGACTGGCTCACCCATCTGATCGCATGGCAGGCGGGGGCCATGGAGTCCGCCCGCAGTGTCGTCACCCAGCTGCACCAGCGAGTGCTGCAGTCCGCCTGA
- a CDS encoding M55 family metallopeptidase, which yields MKVYLSVDMEGVTGLTDPEEMHAGKRGYERGCELMTADANAAIEGAFAAGAASVLVNDAHGSTKNLRIDLLDPRASLIRGPGKAQRMAQGLDSSFQAACFVGYHARAGVPHGVLNHTWMGKEIQNVYLNGELCGETRLVAACAGFHGVPVVLVAGDEAVGEEAREVLGDVETVAVKKGIDKFSAELLPPSVAQARIREATVRALNRLSDFTPYAVAAPYTLGVEWNSTAIAAAVALIPGVKSVGPRHIEFTTDDFAQVMALFGIFATIGGQIACGSGPYG from the coding sequence GTGAAGGTTTATCTGTCCGTCGACATGGAGGGCGTGACGGGGCTGACCGACCCCGAGGAGATGCACGCCGGCAAACGCGGGTACGAGCGCGGCTGCGAGCTGATGACGGCCGACGCGAACGCCGCCATCGAGGGGGCCTTCGCCGCCGGGGCGGCCAGCGTGCTGGTCAACGACGCCCACGGCTCCACCAAGAACCTCCGGATCGACCTGCTCGACCCGCGCGCCAGCCTCATCCGCGGCCCGGGCAAGGCGCAGCGGATGGCCCAGGGGCTCGACAGCTCGTTCCAGGCGGCGTGCTTCGTCGGCTACCACGCCCGCGCCGGCGTGCCGCACGGCGTGCTCAACCACACCTGGATGGGCAAGGAGATCCAGAACGTCTACCTCAACGGCGAGCTGTGCGGCGAGACCCGGCTCGTGGCGGCGTGCGCCGGGTTCCACGGGGTGCCGGTCGTGCTGGTGGCCGGGGACGAGGCCGTCGGGGAAGAGGCGCGCGAGGTGCTCGGCGACGTCGAGACGGTCGCGGTGAAGAAGGGGATCGACAAGTTCTCCGCCGAGTTGCTGCCGCCGAGCGTCGCGCAGGCCAGGATCCGTGAGGCGACGGTCCGTGCGCTCAACCGGTTGAGCGACTTCACGCCTTATGCGGTGGCTGCGCCGTACACGCTCGGGGTGGAGTGGAACTCCACCGCCATCGCGGCGGCCGTGGCGCTGATCCCGGGCGTGAAGTCGGTGGGGCCGCGGCACATCGAGTTCACGACGGACGACTTCGCGCAGGTCATGGCCCTGTTCGGCATCTTCGCCACCATCGGCGGCCAGATCGCCTGCGGCAGCGGCCCGTACGGCTGA
- a CDS encoding DUF6395 domain-containing protein, producing MRVTWTGTSLTFRLDAEDEITGKASDEHPIKLAINSCSVGGVPGDAHPDLFAVAAWTVVAPWTRKRISFDRAISADLAEALHSGWGVEAGPVGAEPRRPGARLAISYSGGADSVAAATVYPQAPFVHFRRVPHPRVPNRWSHYRSDVLAKLAAKTGRELSTVTSDLEFTLAEPRPGYPEHHAVAAGALLLADQLDLGGLGFGYELGSRWLGGGRYLWRYTPDNPMWSPHGRWGRLFAAAGVHIVLPVGGVSEATTMRLALGSDLKDYVRWCLRGTDGPCRTCGKCLYKELIQAAVERRPLDTPITADRPVAQKYLKKPPYGGQEMIEYGFARVPGIENTLFAKALDYFDVSEESTAWLDHCYPRALAEIPAQWREEATAFVEKHVGLMTEDEVRRVETWGA from the coding sequence GTGCGCGTGACCTGGACCGGCACGAGCCTGACCTTCCGCCTCGACGCGGAGGACGAGATCACGGGCAAGGCCTCCGACGAGCACCCCATCAAGCTGGCCATCAACTCCTGCTCCGTCGGCGGCGTCCCCGGCGACGCCCACCCGGACCTCTTCGCCGTCGCCGCCTGGACGGTCGTGGCGCCGTGGACGAGGAAGCGCATCTCCTTCGACCGCGCCATCTCGGCGGACCTCGCCGAAGCCCTGCACTCCGGGTGGGGCGTCGAGGCCGGGCCGGTGGGGGCCGAGCCGCGCCGTCCGGGGGCCCGGCTCGCGATCTCCTACAGCGGCGGCGCGGACTCCGTGGCGGCGGCCACCGTCTACCCGCAGGCGCCGTTCGTGCACTTCCGCCGGGTGCCGCACCCGCGCGTCCCCAACCGCTGGTCCCACTACCGGTCGGACGTCCTGGCCAAGCTCGCCGCCAAGACAGGGCGCGAGCTGAGCACGGTCACCTCCGACCTCGAGTTCACCCTGGCCGAGCCGCGCCCCGGCTACCCGGAGCACCACGCGGTCGCGGCCGGCGCGCTGCTGCTCGCCGACCAGCTCGACCTCGGCGGGCTGGGCTTCGGCTACGAGCTCGGCTCGCGCTGGCTCGGCGGAGGCCGCTACCTGTGGCGCTACACGCCCGACAACCCCATGTGGTCGCCGCACGGCAGGTGGGGCCGGCTGTTCGCGGCCGCCGGCGTGCACATCGTGCTCCCCGTCGGCGGGGTGAGCGAGGCCACCACGATGCGCCTGGCCCTGGGGTCCGACCTCAAGGACTACGTGCGCTGGTGCCTGCGCGGCACCGACGGCCCGTGCCGTACCTGCGGCAAGTGCCTCTACAAGGAGCTCATCCAGGCGGCCGTCGAGCGCCGCCCCCTCGACACCCCCATCACCGCCGACCGCCCCGTCGCGCAGAAGTACCTCAAGAAGCCGCCGTACGGGGGGCAGGAGATGATCGAGTACGGGTTCGCCCGCGTCCCCGGCATCGAGAACACGCTCTTCGCCAAGGCCCTCGACTACTTCGACGTCTCGGAGGAGTCGACGGCCTGGCTGGACCACTGCTACCCGCGGGCCCTGGCCGAGATCCCGGCACAGTGGCGCGAGGAGGCCACGGCGTTCGTCGAGAAGCACGTGGGGCTCATGACGGAGGACGAGGTCCGCCGGGTGGAGACATGGGGCGCCTGA
- a CDS encoding enoyl-CoA hydratase/isomerase family protein has protein sequence MGEFVSVEVADQIATIRLDRPKMNALNMQVQREIVEAAREVDADPQVQAVIVYGGEKVFAAGVDIKEMADMSYADMAAHSRTLQACFTEVARIGKPVIAAITGYALGGGCELALCADFRVAGESAKLGQPEILLGLIPGAGGTQRLPRLIGPARAKDLIFTGRHVPAAEALDLGLVDRVVPDEQVYTAALEWAATFVGGPSVALRAAKQAVDRGLEADLDTGLEIERLQFSGLFATDDAKLGMRAFTEKAKPKFTGR, from the coding sequence ATGGGTGAGTTTGTGAGCGTCGAGGTGGCCGACCAGATCGCCACGATCCGTCTTGACCGTCCGAAGATGAACGCCCTCAACATGCAGGTCCAGCGGGAGATCGTCGAGGCGGCCCGCGAGGTGGACGCCGACCCGCAGGTGCAGGCCGTGATCGTCTACGGCGGTGAGAAGGTCTTCGCCGCGGGCGTGGACATCAAGGAAATGGCCGACATGTCCTACGCCGACATGGCCGCCCACTCCCGTACGCTCCAGGCCTGCTTCACCGAGGTCGCGCGGATCGGCAAGCCGGTCATCGCCGCGATCACCGGCTACGCGCTGGGCGGCGGCTGCGAGCTCGCCCTCTGCGCCGACTTCAGGGTCGCGGGCGAGTCGGCCAAGCTGGGCCAGCCGGAGATCCTGCTCGGCCTCATCCCCGGCGCGGGCGGCACCCAGCGCCTGCCCCGCCTGATCGGCCCGGCGCGGGCCAAGGACCTGATCTTCACGGGCCGCCACGTGCCCGCCGCCGAGGCCCTCGACCTGGGCCTGGTGGACCGGGTGGTGCCCGACGAGCAGGTCTACACGGCCGCGCTGGAGTGGGCCGCCACGTTCGTCGGCGGCCCGTCGGTCGCGCTCCGCGCCGCCAAGCAAGCGGTCGATCGAGGTCTGGAGGCCGACCTCGACACGGGGCTCGAGATCGAGCGCCTGCAGTTCTCCGGGCTGTTCGCCACGGACGACGCCAAGCTCGGGATGCGGGCCTTCACGGAAAAGGCCAAGCCCAAGTTCACCGGCCGCTGA
- a CDS encoding rhodanese-like domain-containing protein yields the protein MTNIIDREAVRDLVADRRAQLVEVLPEKEYTWAHLPEAVHLPLAAMRTSAGELDPGRPVVVYCHDWLCDLSPRAAHRLDHLGFEDVYDYRQGKMDWLSADLPYEGTATLVSRYLRRDPVRAALGDPLDEITERIIADPAGLAVVVDDDDVVQGVIGSRELKGADLDGVAERAMRPGVTTVRPSEELEPLVRRMDRAKVDHVVVTRVDGTLVGLFGLGDVRPPETGPDFG from the coding sequence ATGACGAACATCATCGATCGCGAAGCCGTGCGGGACCTGGTCGCCGACCGGCGGGCCCAGCTCGTGGAGGTGCTGCCGGAGAAGGAGTACACGTGGGCGCACCTGCCCGAGGCCGTGCACCTGCCGCTCGCCGCCATGCGCACGTCCGCCGGCGAGCTGGATCCGGGGCGGCCGGTCGTCGTCTACTGCCACGACTGGCTCTGCGACCTGAGCCCGCGGGCCGCCCACCGGCTCGACCACCTCGGGTTCGAGGACGTGTACGACTACCGGCAGGGCAAGATGGACTGGCTCTCCGCGGACCTGCCCTACGAGGGCACGGCCACGCTGGTGTCGCGGTACCTGCGCCGCGACCCCGTGCGGGCCGCCCTCGGCGACCCGCTGGACGAGATCACCGAGCGCATCATCGCCGACCCGGCCGGGCTGGCGGTCGTCGTGGACGACGACGACGTGGTCCAGGGCGTCATCGGCTCGCGCGAGCTCAAGGGCGCCGATCTGGACGGCGTCGCCGAGCGGGCCATGCGGCCGGGCGTGACCACCGTACGGCCGAGCGAGGAGCTCGAACCGCTGGTCCGGCGCATGGACCGGGCCAAGGTGGACCACGTCGTCGTCACCCGGGTGGACGGGACGCTGGTGGGCCTGTTCGGGCTGGGCGACGTGCGCCCGCCCGAGACCGGACCCGATTTCGGCTAG
- a CDS encoding CehA/McbA family metallohydrolase: MCDDPLLPAPVARALADYRELRDTHGPCWGEPPITYVVQAWATVFLDRRHSYWEAALRQLAGRYPPEEAEDHLDETDPELALRDALAGDVLDNLAALRLTPEGFALEAVTRVVLDDGPFRTSLLLDSSADEPVTVVVDGTPYEVPPHGARVAGLEREVSVGGEPVDLSPLRRRAEAATIRVRAGFPCRWSVMGANGQGWYPEGAPPKMDVHRRPFFHGDDLVIAVPAEPVTVAVARGMEYTTSEVVIIPEAGAETLVELAPERLYDAAARGWYGGDLHVHLNWMGEEPAAPELAAAAQHGEDLHVLNLVAGNVASGRVYDVEALEHWVGKDLPWSDERHLARLGVEYRNDVVGHLTAFGLREPPRRYHAGFEGTVDWPPNAVALEELRGLGGVTGYGHPFHTAFSDDDPPDVVLNSGRNCSAREIVADAALGLIDTLDVLNHSSIAATAAVYRRLIGAGNRLTVTAGTDAVLSFCRRGTASSPPGWERVYANVAGPLTAESYAEAILLGRTFATTGPWLELTVNGHGPGDTLELAPGQRVEIVVSSIGPEVESLEIRTADGVLAQGPPGRLVASMTAGEPTYVVAVASGGPHPRTTHRSGAYAHTSPVYVDVAGGHVAREADVRWCLAWLDRLEVLLRRYGTFETPAQLDDHLELYERARAVYRGRLP, from the coding sequence ATGTGTGACGATCCGCTGTTGCCCGCCCCCGTGGCCCGCGCGCTCGCCGACTATCGCGAGCTTCGTGACACGCACGGCCCCTGCTGGGGCGAACCGCCCATCACGTACGTCGTCCAGGCCTGGGCCACCGTCTTCCTCGACCGTCGCCACAGCTACTGGGAGGCGGCGCTACGGCAGCTCGCCGGGCGCTATCCCCCGGAGGAGGCCGAGGACCACCTCGACGAGACGGACCCCGAGCTGGCACTGCGCGACGCGCTGGCGGGCGACGTGCTGGACAACCTGGCCGCGCTGCGCCTCACCCCCGAGGGCTTCGCGCTGGAGGCCGTCACCCGGGTCGTGCTGGACGACGGGCCCTTCCGTACGTCGCTGCTCCTCGACTCCAGCGCGGACGAGCCGGTCACGGTCGTCGTGGACGGCACGCCGTACGAGGTGCCGCCCCATGGCGCCCGCGTGGCCGGCCTGGAGCGGGAGGTCAGCGTCGGCGGGGAGCCCGTGGACCTGTCGCCGCTGCGCAGGCGGGCGGAGGCGGCCACGATCAGGGTGCGGGCGGGGTTCCCGTGCCGGTGGAGCGTGATGGGCGCGAACGGGCAGGGCTGGTACCCCGAGGGCGCCCCACCCAAGATGGACGTCCACCGCAGGCCGTTCTTCCACGGCGACGACCTCGTGATCGCGGTGCCCGCCGAGCCGGTCACGGTGGCGGTGGCCAGGGGCATGGAGTACACCACGTCCGAGGTCGTGATCATCCCGGAGGCGGGCGCGGAGACGCTGGTCGAGCTGGCCCCTGAGCGCCTGTACGACGCGGCGGCCCGCGGCTGGTACGGCGGCGACCTGCACGTTCACCTCAACTGGATGGGCGAGGAGCCCGCCGCGCCCGAGCTGGCCGCGGCGGCGCAGCACGGCGAGGACCTGCACGTGCTCAACCTCGTGGCGGGCAACGTCGCGAGCGGGCGCGTCTACGACGTCGAGGCGCTGGAGCACTGGGTGGGCAAGGACCTGCCCTGGTCCGACGAGCGGCACCTGGCCAGGCTCGGCGTCGAGTACCGCAACGACGTCGTCGGCCACCTGACCGCGTTCGGCCTGCGGGAGCCGCCGCGGCGCTACCACGCGGGGTTCGAGGGCACGGTCGACTGGCCGCCCAACGCGGTCGCGCTGGAGGAGCTGCGCGGGCTCGGCGGGGTGACGGGGTACGGACACCCGTTCCACACGGCGTTCTCCGACGACGACCCGCCCGACGTGGTGCTCAACAGCGGGCGCAACTGCTCGGCCAGGGAGATCGTCGCCGACGCCGCGCTCGGCCTGATCGACACGCTCGACGTGCTCAACCACTCCTCGATCGCCGCCACCGCCGCCGTCTACCGCCGCCTGATCGGCGCGGGCAACCGGCTCACGGTCACCGCGGGCACCGACGCCGTGCTGTCCTTCTGCCGCCGCGGCACCGCGTCCAGCCCGCCGGGGTGGGAGCGGGTCTACGCGAACGTCGCCGGCCCGCTCACCGCCGAGTCCTACGCCGAGGCGATCCTGCTCGGCCGCACGTTCGCCACCACCGGGCCGTGGCTGGAGCTGACCGTGAACGGCCACGGGCCGGGCGACACGCTGGAGCTGGCGCCCGGGCAGCGGGTGGAGATCGTGGTCTCCTCGATCGGGCCCGAGGTGGAGTCGCTGGAGATCCGCACCGCCGACGGCGTCCTGGCGCAGGGGCCGCCCGGGCGGCTGGTCGCGTCGATGACGGCGGGCGAGCCGACGTACGTGGTCGCGGTGGCCTCGGGCGGGCCTCACCCGCGCACCACGCACCGGTCGGGGGCGTACGCGCACACCAGCCCCGTGTACGTGGACGTCGCCGGTGGGCACGTGGCCAGGGAGGCGGACGTGCGCTGGTGCCTGGCGTGGCTGGACCGGCTGGAGGTCCTGCTGCGGCGGTACGGCACGTTCGAGACGCCCGCCCAGCTCGACGACCACCTGGAGCTGTACGAGCGCGCCAGGGCCGTCTACCGCGGGCGACTCCCCTAA
- a CDS encoding helix-turn-helix domain-containing protein translates to MSEFKTGAPTPQAVADAFDATRLTQARHLAALTKKEVAELLGVSPAAVGQYESGVTRPRPDLVPLLAEALAVPMAFFLPGRPHGKLDGSMAHFRSLRSTRAYQRAKAVAFVEQVWELTYALEKRVQLPAVDLPGFAGGEMHSSLPRDPAGAARALRAHWGLGTGPVSHLVRHMESHGIVVAFPRHDPDAVTVDAFSTSSLPRPIVVLTPNRFDDIYRHRFTAAHELGHLVLHGDTAAGDSHQEREADAFAAEFLTPRDSILPQLPQRADLRKLAELRRTWGVSVDSLLYRCRETGQISDSAAGRAYQRLAALRDQPGFTNEPVSGYPGEQPVLLAHAFDLATRESDLTAATLARELAWPITRVRELIGLPDQRPSLKLVL, encoded by the coding sequence GTGAGTGAGTTCAAGACCGGCGCGCCGACCCCCCAGGCCGTCGCCGACGCGTTCGACGCCACCCGCCTCACCCAGGCCCGCCACCTGGCCGCGCTCACCAAGAAGGAGGTGGCCGAGCTCCTCGGCGTCTCCCCCGCCGCGGTCGGACAGTACGAGTCGGGCGTCACCCGGCCGCGCCCCGACCTGGTCCCGCTGCTGGCCGAGGCGCTGGCCGTGCCGATGGCGTTCTTCCTGCCCGGACGGCCGCACGGCAAGCTCGACGGCTCCATGGCCCACTTCCGCAGCCTGCGCTCCACCCGGGCCTACCAGCGGGCCAAGGCCGTGGCCTTCGTCGAGCAGGTGTGGGAGCTGACGTACGCGCTGGAGAAGCGGGTCCAGCTGCCGGCCGTCGATCTGCCCGGGTTCGCGGGCGGGGAGATGCACTCCTCGCTGCCGCGCGACCCGGCGGGCGCGGCCCGCGCGCTGCGCGCCCACTGGGGGCTGGGCACCGGCCCGGTCAGCCACCTCGTCCGCCACATGGAGTCCCACGGCATCGTCGTCGCCTTCCCCCGCCACGACCCCGACGCGGTCACCGTCGACGCGTTCTCCACCTCCAGCCTGCCGCGGCCGATCGTCGTGCTGACCCCCAACCGGTTCGACGACATCTACCGCCACCGCTTCACCGCCGCCCACGAGCTGGGCCACCTCGTCCTGCACGGCGACACGGCGGCCGGCGACAGCCACCAGGAGCGCGAGGCCGACGCGTTCGCGGCCGAGTTCCTCACGCCGCGCGACAGCATCCTGCCGCAGCTGCCCCAGCGGGCCGACCTGCGCAAGCTCGCCGAGCTGCGGCGGACGTGGGGGGTGTCGGTCGACTCGCTGCTCTACCGGTGCCGCGAGACCGGGCAGATCTCCGACTCCGCCGCCGGCCGCGCCTACCAGCGCCTGGCCGCCCTGCGCGACCAGCCGGGCTTCACCAACGAGCCCGTCTCCGGCTACCCCGGCGAGCAGCCGGTCCTGCTGGCCCACGCCTTCGACCTGGCCACCCGCGAGAGCGACCTGACCGCCGCCACCCTCGCCCGGGAGCTGGCCTGGCCCATCACCCGCGTACGCGAGCTGATCGGCCTGCCCGACCAGCGGCCCTCGCTGAAGCTCGTCCTCTAG